Part of the Hevea brasiliensis isolate MT/VB/25A 57/8 chromosome 16, ASM3005281v1, whole genome shotgun sequence genome is shown below.
ATTAGCTTCTAATATTGATTTTGCatatatttctttttattttattttttagttatttattatttatttactgATCTTTATGATGATATTTTTGCAATTgttttaatattttcatttattttttttgtgagaaatgattattttaattatatatgttaattaattttttcgTAGAAAACGGATtataaaaaatgataaaaaatgtaattttgttgaaaattttaaattaaatctttaaagattaaaaataaaatatttaagtgAGGGCTATTcatgttataaattttaataattaaattacataaaaaattagaaataattttaataaaaaataaaatattaaatttaaattaaatataaaaataaatttttattaaacttGCGCACAGTAGGAACATTTAGCTAGTTATTAGTTGGACAAATTGCCAAAAAAATCTCAATCTTTGCTCATTTTTACAATCctatctcattttttttttaataatttcactTCAACTTTTGGCACCCGATTTAATTTTATCCTACCATTAAAATCAATTGTTAAACTTAACAATAACATCGTGTCATCATatctaataaatattataatatctgATTAACTGCTAACCATATCCCTAAGTTATCCTAATAAtccataaattaaaaagaaaacttaCATCCCTAACCCAAAATCGATTCTACTCCTCCATCTTAATCTTAAGAGAATGATTTTTTAATAGAGAtcctgagtttttttttttaatttaaagattATTAGAATAACTTAAGGATATAATTAACGGTTAATTAGATGTTATAATACTTATTAGATATTATTACGTGGTGTTACTGTTAAGTTTGACAACTGATTTTGACGATAGAATAAAATTAAATCGAATACTAGAAATTAGGgtgaaattgttaaaaaaaaaaataaattaccaaAAATTGAGATTTTGGCGATTTTCCCTTATTAATTATGGTGAGGCTGAGTTTTATGGAGAGCTTTTTCCTATACACTACCTTGACAGACTTCACTTTTCAAATACCAAGGGTCTGTTTactgttttttaattttttatattttaagaaaatttaatttttattttttataaaaaataaaaaaatatagaaaatatattcacttattaaaaatgaaaaataatttttttaattcaaaaaattaaaaaaagtactCATAtccttttataattaaaaaataaaccattataaaaattatttaataacttattttacttttaaaattttttaatatgtattattcatttatttataataatataattattttttatcattataaataaatattttaaaataatttttcaattttgttataaAAAGCTTgtagtataatttatttataaaaaaggtTATTATTTATCATTTGGAaagtataatttttattataaaagaaaataatgaaaacaactcaaaattattttttaaattttaattaaatttaaaaaaaattaaaaaacaggTTTTCCAACATATGTACAcaaaactttttattttttaaataactcTAAATTACACCTCCATTTTTCCAAGGTGCTTGGAACTTTCAAATTACAaggattttcaaattttaattccccAAAAAAAGTTGTTGTACAGAAAGAAATTAGTTGTATAAGGATAGttcttctccttctccttctgaTTAATGCAATTCCacttttagataaaaaaaaaaaaaaagagagagagagaaagaagtgCTTTCATTCTTACAATAAAGTGTACAGATTTATTCTTTCTTAAATAATCATTCTTACAGTAAAATGTAAAAAAGAAATGATGGAAATTTCAGAAATCTTTGCTACATGAACTACAAATTACGAGAGAAAAGCTTATCTAATTTGATCTCAATCAGAAGCCACAATTTGATAAACCCACATTCTCATCCTCAGGCTTAGATTGGTGGCAGGTCACAGGAGCACATCCCAACTAGGGTTCCCTCCTCCCCTTCCTTTGAATGTTTAGATTGGTCATTCTTGCAGGAACTTACAAGAACTTAGTGGTTGATCAGAGTTTGATCATCATTTTACAGTAGAAGAACCCCACACTTCTTGACCTTGCAATGCTTCTGAAATTTCTTCCACCTTTGAGGGTAGAATTGAAATGAAGCACTTGAATATTTATTGAACCAGTCTTCTTCTTTGGCTGAACCATTACCTTGCAACGCTTTGATACCAGGATCATACCACAGTAGCACTTGATCTGGTTCATGTAAATGAAGATCATCCACAAAACATACCCAGTTGCAAATGATATCTTCATTTTCCTTGTTATTACTTCTGAAATGGCATTCACATTTAAACCTGCTGATCCTGCAAACAATTGAAGGATCCTCTGATGCAAATACAATGCAGAAAGCAATTCCCTGAAACTGATGCCAATTTGGCGGCAACTGTATGCTTAGTGAAGTTCCCATTGTTTGTTCATGGAAACATTCTGGGATTTCATTTCCTTGGAAAAGAATTCTAACTTGATCTCTATACTCTCGAAACTGCAATATCAGAGAGTCAAAAATTGAAATACTGTTTAGCTACTATGGATTTTTAATGGaaaaaagaaaagtttttaaGACTTGTAATAGGAAAATTTTGGTGTACCTTGCTTGTCAAAAACTGAACTGTAGAGTGAGTATTTTCGATGATTTCGCTGCGTTCCTTTTGATCTAATTTGAAGCAATTTGTGAAAGACAAGTTCATGAAGTTGGATTTCCTGTTGCTTGAGAAGGTTTCCATTGCTCTGCAGCCATTTGCCTCTAGAACTTTTAGAGACAGGGGAAGTTCAGGCAAAGCTCTCAGGCTCTTGCAATAGCTCAAGTAAATTGAACGCAGCTGAGATACTTTATGGATACTGCTTGGAAGGCTCACAAGCTTTTTACACTCATCAAGCTTCAACTCTTGAAGGCAATTCAGGTGCTCAATGGATGAAGGTAACTCTTGTATTGCTGTTCCACTTAGATGAAGATGTTCCAAAGATTTCAAATTGTAGATGCTGTCTGGAAGCCTCTTGAGATTTTCACAGTAATCTAAATAAAGACATGCTAGACTGTCCATAGGCTCCAAGATTTCTGGGAAGCTCTCGAGTTTCGAGCAATGAGATAAAACAAGAATTTCAAGAGATTTCAACTTACTGATGGTGCTTGGGATTCTCAGTAGCTTGTTGCAGCTTATCATTTCCAATATTTCAAGTCCTGTGAGAAATTCTATTGATGAGGGCACCTCTTTTATAGAAGTTTCACTGAGATATAATTCTCTTACAGTCATTGAAACCAGTGGAAACTTGGTGATATTTGAGCACCCAATAAGCCAAACAATTTCAAGAGCTTTCAGCTTATGAACTGATTGCGGAAGTTCTTTTATTCCACTTCTACAGAGATGAAATTCTACCACATTTTCCAAAACCTCTGGACAGTATTTAACATTAGGACAGTGCGAAATATCAAGAATTCGAAGAAGTTTCGAATCAATCCTGCTCGGAAGACGCCGAAGACTCTTGCAAAGTCTGACATTAAGGTATTCAAGCTTGTGGAGATATTGAATAGATGAAGGCAGCTCTACTAAGCTTTTACAACCTTCAAGATTGATGCTCTCAACATTTTTTGCTTGTGACAGATCAGGAATTTTAGTCAAATACTTGGAATAACAGAGGCCAATCTGTTTTAGATTCATAAGATCCTGCCAAGGACAATTAGGTATTAGCattttcacatcagtttctaTAATAATAAAACGACATAGTAGCATACTTGTGCTCCTGTCCATAGTTGCTCAACATTGCTATGAGGTAGATCAAGAACAACAAGATTTTCAGCAGAAAATTTTGATGGCAGTGATTTGGAAGGAAATTTATGCCAATGAAGATATCTCAGCTCATCAGAAAGAGATTGAAGGCCACGACGAGGAAGGTGCACTTTATCGTTGCAGCCTATAGAGGAATTAGACATGTAGAATTTGAGTATCCTTAGATGATCCATTCCTGCGAAGGCATCAGATTCTAAATGCATCTCTCTTGCTGTAGACAGGTCTAAAGATATGCCTTCAATGGCTCTAGTTCCCTAATAGTCAAGAACAAAGGGTAAGTAAGTGCATGAAAAATATCAACTTTCAAGAAGAAAACAAGGAAATGAAGCTCATAACTTAAGACTTTTTACCTTCTTTTTTGTCAATACACAATAAACATCTTTAGAATTCCACAACCTGCTACGCTTTCCGAGCTCGGGTTCGTTGCGAACAATGCTCCAACCCATTTCTTGCAATAAATCATGCATCTGCAATTTGTTGTGGGAAACACTTACAAGAGACTTGTCAATGAAAGTGCTTATTGTGTAATGCACAGAAGAATAACAGCCACTTAATATTTTCGTCACATAACTCCGATCTTCCCCTCGAAAGAAACATGCAATGTCAAGAAACATTCTTTTCTCCTTGCCATCGAGTCCATCGTAACTAATTCTCAATACATTTTGAATCTCACAATTGCGAACATTTTCCAGTTTCTCCAATGCACTATCCCAATCCTCCTCACTCCTGCCCAATAAAGTAGAACCCAAAACTCTAAGAGCCAATGGGTTACCTTTAGCATAATTTACCACCCTTCTTGAACGCTCTACATAATCAATTTCAGGGCAATTTTTCTTGAAAGCATTCAAGCAGAAGAGTTGAAGAGCTTCTTGATGATTCAATTCCTCAACCTTGTATATTTCATCAACTACAGATTTGAGAACTTGCTTATCTCTACTTGTTACAAGGATTCTACTTCCTGGACCAAATAAATCATGTAGTCCTGGtaacaattcttgcaattgtcttGCATTATCAATATCATCAAGAACGACAAGAACCTTTTTGCGACGAAGCCGATCTTTCAGAAAATTAACTCCCAAACATGGACTTCTTGAATCTATATTTTCCTCCAATATTTTTGACAAAAGCTCATCTTGTAAATGAACTAGCAAACATCTTTTCAGTTGTTCTCTAACATTTACAAGAAAGCAACAACTTTCATATTGAATAGAAATTCGATCAAAAATAGCTCTGGCGAGGGTGGTCTTCCCTATACCACCCATTCCCCATATTCCTAACATAAGAACATTGGAGGAATCCATGCACAATAAAGATTCAATTTGCTTAATACGCGAATCAATTCCAACCAAACCTATGGAATTACTAGGAGATATCTtatataatttcttcaaaatatcCCCCACAATTTCTTCAATGAGTTTGGAATCAGGCCTAGATATGAAGAACAAAATATTTGTTAGTTGGAATCAACTAAGGAAAAACTCATCTAGACTTAATATGTTATGAGTTTAAGATATAACTATGTAAGTCTCATGTACATATATATTGCAATTCTTTCCATAAGCTGGAAAGAGCTAGTAAAAGGAAAAGCAATGCCTAGATAATAAaggctaaattaaaaaatttccaTGCTATCTTAGCAAAAATAATTATAGTTGAACCTTTATTTTTAAAAGGTAAGAGCATAAATACTGAATAGGGCGGCTGATTTTTTTAAtggaaaaatattatatttatatattatttctcttatatatttaataatttatttgaaatgttttgaagaaatataaattaaaaataaatataaaaaaatagaagATAGAACTTATATGTGCAACTTATTTTTTATCTTCTTCTAATCCCTTTAGTTGTTAGGTTTGAGAAAAATCTTTAATTGGACATTCTATTTTTATTTACATTAGAAGATGGCTAATTTAATTTTAGAGATTAAAGAAGTAGAGACTCAAACCTGAATCTGTCAGATCAGGTAAGTAATATGTCTTCAGCtactgaattaaattatttaagtgATATATGTTTAACTACTGAATTAAATTAGGCTAAGTTATATGTAAAATTTGTTAGCTTATAACTATGATTTTTAAACTAGATTCAGATTTATTACTATTGTTGTATATCAATTCAAgtcaaattaataatttttttaaaaaaaataatttttaataatttaatttttaagttaaaatctagatAAATCAAATCAATCTATGTGGATGAGTTATACACATATTGACACTAAATTAAATCCATTATTTTTTAgattatttaaattcaaattattaaattatttttttcattaaaataaGTTGCAGCCTTGCAGGTTGTTGTAGACAAGCGGACTCACGTCAGATTTATATATAGGATGAAATTTATCATCtccaaatattatatatttttaaaaggtcaattaaaaatatttaattcacTTGTGAAAGGTGAGAATATAAATATAAGTTTTATATAACCTCCAGaagatttttttgttttttcaattctaaaatttaataacaaTGAATTATGAGGTCAACGATTCACTAAACGACACTGAATAGGGctgctatttaaaaaaaaaaaaaagaatcatgCAATTTTgtgattaataatttaaaattataggatattattttgataaaaaaaattataaatcatagattttaaagtattaaagtgaagaattattataataatttaaagtatttataaaataatttacagaTCAACAGTTTAATCTGTAAatctttaatttatatttataataatttttataaaattaaattaaaatataataaattttttaaaaaaattaaaatttaatgatttttataaaaatattcataaaattaaataatcattGTAATAATTATCCATAAAATTATAGGATATTATATTGATAAAAGATAAATCATAGATTTTAAAGTATTGAAgtgaaaaattattataataattttaattgtaattccaAAGGAAAAATCATTTGCAAAACAACAGAAGCCAGGTGATGAAATTTCAAAGCTTGAATAGGAGCTTAATTTGGAGTCCACTCAATCGTACgtaaaagtaactgtgaagaaataGACTTTTAAATTTTGGAATAGACCTATTGGTTAAATTGAATATTAGATATAAATCATTtgatttaaagttatttaatatgatttatttttttttaaattagagaaatattaaaaatttcaatttttttttaattttatttgtaaggAAAACGGACGGTCTCTAACtccaaatcaaaaattaatttaaaaaaatgagatttgtcaaaattttatatttaataaaaaatttttattctaaatcaaTGTGGGACAACATATCTCTTACGTAATCTTATATTTAATACAAAATTCTTATCTTAAATTTATGTGGGACATAATCAATTATTATTTAACGAGTCAATTTATTATACTCACTAgtttattttcttaaataaatttgaattaaaacttaaactttaaattttgtgtttataAAAACAATTTTAATATTGCTAAAATAAAACTCATTTAGTAATTACCAGTTTAGCTGACAAAGTCTTACAATTTGAACAAGTCTTTTCCTCAACTTTATAATTAAGTCTACTTATCTATACattgtttttaaattctatgaTAATAATTGAATTTCTGTTTAAATAAATAATGttacttaattttttatatattccaataaggttattattattattattattattattattattattattattttgatataatttcatctaaaatttttatatgacattgaaaaaaaatatttttgataTGGTTTTACTCTTAAAATGGGCCATTTTTAGCCAATAcatgaaaaattgaaaaattcaagaaaatttttttcaattatattttataaatcacTTGAACATGATAATGAAATAAAACAGTAAATTACCAAAAAAATAttgttataaattaattttcaagGCTAAAAAATGAAGATACCTGGTGACAACTGAATCCCAACCAGATATATTGGCAGCTTCTTTCAAGGCAGCTCTCCAGCTCTCCACCTTGTCCATTTTGTCCTTTAAAAGTTCTTCATGTTTAGCAAATGCAGCTTCAAAGCTGCCAGTTTGATTTCTTACATGCACAGGATCTACCCTGTAGAACACTGGAATAACCATTTGTCCATTCCTTTTCTTGCATTCAAGGATCTTCACAACTTCATCCAAGCACCATTTGGAAAATGCATACTTCTTCGAGAAAACGATCACCGAAAGGGTAGATTCTTCGATCGCTTTCGAAATCGATTTTGAAATTTCTTCCCCTTTCGTAAGATTCGTATTATCCATAAATGTTAGGATTTTCTTCCCACTTAAAGCAGCATAAAGATGACTGGTAAAACTATCGCGAGTGTCCTCGCCTCTAAAGCTAAGAAAGACATCATACTTTCCTTTAAAGTTagttgaaaaagaagaagaagaagaaggggccATAGAGGAAAACTTTGATGCTCACTAGCTAGATGGAATGAGACAATTGAGGATTAGATGTGAGGCTAAATTGTGAACAATTTCATATGCTATATATAGAGTGTATATGAGGTTTTCATTGTTCTCATAATTCAGTTGCCGTGCTTCCTACAATAAATTAAAGTGTCAAAAATTTGAATATGTCACTTCAATCCTAGCTGTTTGTAAGAAAGAGTCATCCACGAGAGTCACAAGTCAAGATATTAATTCCTGTTCATTTGGATTGTACTTGCATTAAAGGTGGGAATTGGTTTTATTCAACTTGCCAATTGACCCTAATTTATTGTTTACAATGTATTGTCTGTTTAGTATATTACTATTAAAATTGTTATTGAGTAAAGTATTTTTTTGAATATATTAGCATTAAAaaagatttaaaattaaatttgataatttttagttattaaaatattaagatagcaaaataatttttttaaaattattttttttcagtAGCATCTAAAATTGATACTTTTTAATTGAGAAGCAGTTTTGGCTTTAAAATCCCAATATTAAACaaacatattatatatatatatatatatatatatatatatatatatatatatatatatatatatatatatatatatatatatatatatatatatatatttattccatTCATTTTCCattcatgtatatatatatatatcattattttcttttatttaaacgaaaaaaagaggaaaataagATGTTTTATATATATTCCATCCATTTCCCTCAAAGAAAATAAACCATAAGGAATCTGATTAAATCaacattcaatttaaaatatccaatcttaattaatctgtgaaatTGAGAGTCAATCTAACGTGaaaatgaattatttgaattgtaacactcctaatttttaaatttattattttatgagtaactattaatattttattttatttaaattttgggaaaATTATTTGAAGTTTTTTGAAATCGGgctcgatttttcgaaaatataaacctttggtgatttttaaaaatttatttaaagactacgtggaaaaactaaaaatatatttaaactctacaaatttttctgagttttttggaattttttcaaaaattttgggcCTCGATTTtggtcacaaggcagagtaaaaattcaattttgggtattatgaatcgaaccgatcgaatcgaatcgaaccaaatcgGACTGGTCAAATGGAACCAGtcccttcttcttttttcttctcctttcttCTCTCTCCCCAACACCATTTTCTCTCtcccgtttctctctcctccctctccctTAGCGCCGGCCACCACTCCCCCACCCCTCCCCGTGCCGTCGCTAACCTCCCCCGCCCTTCCCCAGCCACTGGCAGGCCTTCAGGCAGCCAAAAAATCGCACCAAACTCCTTCCCCCAGGCATGTGCCGCTTCGACTTCCCGGGCCGATTTCGGTCAATCCGGTcatcaatcggaccgggtcttattccaaaacacatctacacctcaagagctttccatagacaccaagaatacaAAAATCTATCGAGTGGCTTGTCCAATTTTTTCTCaataaattttagcccattttgacttttgggctagatttctcaaaaatcGTAAATCCTACCAAAAATCCGAGAGTACAGGAGTGCTCCACTAGGGATGACAAAGGGTCGAGTTTTTGCGGATATCCGATCCGACCGAACCCTAATAGGATGAGTTTAGGTAGTATATAATCGGGTTTGGGACAGGTTCgggtttaaaatttaatacccGTGACGGGTTCGGGTTTTATATGTTGGGTATTCGTTACCCAAacccatttatataaatatttaattaactataaaatatatgttttttttaataatatttataaatttttatgtattttaatttatataaaataaaattgaaatattttttgaaattattaaaattttaaaatataaattattaataaaaataattttttatatagattattaattaaatatataaaattaaatgggttcgAGTATTTTTTGGGTAATAACAATCGGGTTTGGGACGGGTTCagatagttgagaataaattttaatcgagttTGGGATAGGTTCGAGTTTTGAGAAGATTAATTAGGTTCGGGTTCCGGTAGGGTGATTTTCGCCGGTACCCTACCCGTTGCCATCCctatgctccactcgtcgagagtttcGTGGCAATacccattttaaattttttcgacaccattttcCTGTAGGTCCTGCGAAACTTCACAGTATTTTTCTgaacattaaatgagtttagaaaattttgtaaaaattatatactaacccccgtgttgtgggcttcgcgtaaGTACATTCAATTCGCGTAAATTCGACGGTTGCTCGGGTCTGTTATTTCGGGCCGGGCAGACAAACTACCAGGAAAGCTTTAGAACCGGGTCGAGAGTATAGGTTACCCCACTATTTTCAGACGTCTCGGATGCATCTCCAGGGTCGGAATTaacataggtaaacctgaaccctactttttcttaattatctagtgcctaatttcgattaaaaatctataaaatattcatgataggttagaaaaatataatttcttttgcattagcttaataatattgctaaggactgcgggataagattttaaaatttttagagctcatttggaaaaaggggtaattgtagggactaaattataattttttaaattatagttgttgaCTGTttagggcccaggaggggccatgtgatgtgattaagttgtggatgtgtgacttgtggatatagaagtgtgttttgaacccttttgtagattgggtaggtcctaggtatatgagagactctgccgaattttcggcacgacaTAGGGTGCCTTTGATCTTTTccaagcttgtattgagtcaaatatattaaataattataataaaatttgtcaggtgagccgggacagccttcctcctccgcccagcagtcacagtgacctcggttcaggtctgagagtaaaatattaattttaattataatttcaacattaatatatgttcaagcatgcccatgcatcacttataaatatgtatctatatagttaaatactaggcacattttataatgcattcttaattgatgaagtgccatggttGTTGTTTATGggaatttggagcagtgtgcgtgtattggcctgcgtgtggtgtgtggtattggatatggataggacgggtagacgcagcttgagagacactcactgggactcgatcctttatggataagtcagggtaggcacggcTTGCGAGACACTccctggcccccgcatttggtttattaagcaaaaatccggcttgagagacactcgttggcagaggttagattaagagagttgtataggggatcagctcccatatatgcactg
Proteins encoded:
- the LOC110670754 gene encoding disease resistance-like protein DSC1, with protein sequence MAPSSSSSFSTNFKGKYDVFLSFRGEDTRDSFTSHLYAALSGKKILTFMDNTNLTKGEEISKSISKAIEESTLSVIVFSKKYAFSKWCLDEVVKILECKKRNGQMVIPVFYRVDPVHVRNQTGSFEAAFAKHEELLKDKMDKVESWRAALKEAANISGWDSVVTRPDSKLIEEIVGDILKKLYKISPSNSIGLVGIDSRIKQIESLLCMDSSNVLMLGIWGMGGIGKTTLARAIFDRISIQYESCCFLVNVREQLKRCLLVHLQDELLSKILEENIDSRSPCLGVNFLKDRLRRKKVLVVLDDIDNARQLQELLPGLHDLFGPGSRILVTSRDKQVLKSVVDEIYKVEELNHQEALQLFCLNAFKKNCPEIDYVERSRRVVNYAKGNPLALRVLGSTLLGRSEEDWDSALEKLENVRNCEIQNVLRISYDGLDGKEKRMFLDIACFFRGEDRSYVTKILSGCYSSVHYTISTFIDKSLVSVSHNKLQMHDLLQEMGWSIVRNEPELGKRSRLWNSKDVYCVLTKKKGTRAIEGISLDLSTAREMHLESDAFAGMDHLRILKFYMSNSSIGCNDKVHLPRRGLQSLSDELRYLHWHKFPSKSLPSKFSAENLVVLDLPHSNVEQLWTGAQLDECKKLVSLPSSIHKVSQLRSIYLSYCKSLRALPELPLSLKVLEANGCRAMETFSSNRKSNFMNLSFTNCFKLDQKERSEIIENTHSTVQFLTSKFREYRDQVRILFQGNEIPECFHEQTMGTSLSIQLPPNWHQFQGIAFCIVFASEDPSIVCRISRFKCECHFRSNNKENEDIICNWVCFVDDLHLHEPDQVLLWYDPGIKALQGNGSAKEEDWFNKYSSASFQFYPQRWKKFQKHCKVKKCGVLLL